From Cellulomonas chengniuliangii, the proteins below share one genomic window:
- a CDS encoding YdeI/OmpD-associated family protein: protein MADDLPELLLPDAAAWRAWLQEHHDESPGVWLVLHKKGGTLTTLTHATALDEALCFGWIDGQGLSRDAESSLQRMTPRRPRSRWSARNVGIVARLEQEGRMHEAGRAQVRAAQADGRWEAAYESSATIQPPEDLLAALAAEPEAQAWFDALTAANRFAVLYRIDAVKRPETRTRKIAETVARLARGETPHPQQRHPPEH from the coding sequence ATGGCCGACGACCTGCCCGAGCTGCTCCTCCCGGACGCCGCCGCGTGGCGCGCCTGGCTCCAGGAGCACCACGACGAGTCCCCGGGCGTGTGGCTGGTGCTGCACAAGAAGGGCGGAACGCTCACCACCCTCACGCACGCCACCGCCCTTGACGAGGCGCTGTGCTTCGGCTGGATCGACGGCCAAGGGCTCTCGCGTGACGCCGAGAGCTCGCTGCAGCGGATGACGCCCCGGCGCCCGCGCAGCCGCTGGTCGGCGCGCAACGTCGGGATCGTCGCGCGGCTCGAGCAGGAGGGCCGCATGCACGAGGCGGGGCGCGCCCAGGTGCGGGCCGCTCAGGCCGACGGCCGGTGGGAGGCCGCCTACGAGTCGAGCGCGACGATCCAGCCACCCGAGGACCTGTTGGCCGCGCTGGCCGCCGAACCGGAGGCGCAGGCCTGGTTCGACGCCTTGACCGCGGCCAACCGGTTCGCGGTGCTCTACCGGATCGACGCCGTGAAGCGCCCCGAGACCCGCACCCGGAAGATCGCCGAGACGGTCGCCCGGCTCGCCCGGGGCGAGACCCCGCACCCGCAGCAGCGGCACCCGCCAGAACACTGA
- a CDS encoding hemolysin family protein, translated as MSGAWIVIAVTVLLIALSAFFVAVEFALLAAKRHRLEDAAATSRAARAALRSSSELTLLLAGSQLGITACTLALGAITKPAVHHWLTPLFEAWGAPLVLADVAGFVLALMLVTFLHLVVGEMAPKSWAIAHPETSATMLALPMRGFMLLTRPLLQALNGMANWCLRKVGVEPADQVAAGQNPDDLRHLVEHSVNVGALDAGFSAQLAGALELQRLTVADLLRPDARTTSVPSDATVGDVRRASLASGHLRVLVGEVGSVRGVLHVRETLTERDERPVAELMRPVLTLPTATPVYSALASMRETRQHLAVVEGAGGFVGVITLSDVLSRLFPPQESGLALAGL; from the coding sequence ATGAGCGGCGCCTGGATCGTCATCGCGGTGACCGTGCTCCTGATCGCGCTGAGCGCGTTCTTCGTGGCCGTGGAGTTCGCGCTGCTGGCCGCCAAGCGGCACCGGCTGGAGGACGCCGCCGCGACGAGCCGGGCGGCGCGGGCTGCGCTGCGCAGCTCGTCCGAGCTGACGCTGCTGCTGGCCGGGTCCCAGCTAGGCATCACGGCCTGCACGCTCGCCCTCGGCGCCATCACCAAGCCGGCGGTGCACCACTGGCTCACCCCGCTGTTCGAGGCGTGGGGCGCACCGCTGGTCCTCGCGGACGTGGCGGGCTTCGTCCTGGCGCTGATGCTCGTCACGTTCCTGCACCTGGTGGTGGGGGAGATGGCGCCGAAGTCGTGGGCCATCGCGCACCCGGAGACGTCGGCCACGATGCTGGCGCTGCCTATGCGCGGGTTCATGCTGCTGACCCGCCCGCTGCTGCAGGCGCTCAACGGGATGGCCAACTGGTGCCTGCGCAAGGTGGGCGTCGAGCCGGCCGACCAGGTCGCCGCGGGCCAGAACCCGGACGACCTGCGGCACCTCGTCGAGCACTCGGTGAACGTGGGCGCCCTGGACGCCGGGTTCTCGGCGCAGCTCGCCGGGGCCCTCGAACTGCAGCGGCTCACTGTGGCGGACCTGCTGCGGCCGGACGCCCGCACCACGTCCGTGCCGAGCGACGCCACGGTCGGCGACGTCCGACGGGCCAGCCTGGCCTCGGGGCACCTGCGCGTGCTGGTGGGCGAGGTCGGGTCGGTGCGCGGCGTGCTGCACGTGCGCGAGACCCTGACGGAGCGCGACGAGCGGCCGGTCGCCGAGCTCATGCGGCCGGTGCTCACCCTGCCGACGGCGACTCCCGTCTACAGCGCTCTCGCGTCCATGCGGGAGACCCGCCAGCACCTCGCGGTGGTGGAGGGCGCTGGCGGATTCGTGGGCGTGATCACCCTCTCCGACGTGCTCAGCCGGCTGTTCCCGCCTCAGGAGTCGGGGCTCGCCCTCGCCGGTCTCTGA
- a CDS encoding ABC transporter ATP-binding protein produces MIRTWYTAAVAPRLATARLLPTAGAGLVAGLSVLNLALGLLPVAFVIATSLVVGQVPAAVEGGIGSPAWDGLVRDFVLAAAAFCAQQVLAPVQTALGVRVKRRVDGAVRDRMLASSLRSTGIGPMEDQATLDALSEATRQVDSDFHTPGDACAGLLALLARYVRLAGFAVLLGLVSSWWSAAALVVATMVFRYGQRGGLRKYSTAWRGVVGVRRRAEYLRDVAMGPAAAKEMRVFGLSGWFGDRYEEATAQMLAPVSARRRAIYLRPYLLYTAIGLLIGAGVLIALAQGAASGDVTLTGLTLGLQAVVAALLLGEYYPESDVATQYGMQSVAALEEFEARIDAAQDLVRTEGAGEVAPDSPRAALRFEGVGFNYPGSARAVLDGLDLELPAGRSTAIVGVNGAGKTTLVKLLTRLHEPTAGVITCDGADIASLDVSAWRRQVSVVFQDFVRYELTAAENIAVGAAHVPRTEDAVRQAAREAAILDALEALPRGLDSPLSRAYEGGADLSGGQWQRIAIARSLYALQAGARVLVLDEPTSALDVRAEAAFFDRFVELTRGVTSVLISHRFSSVRRADHIVVVDQGRVAEQGSHEELLAADGHYARLFRLQAERFDDEPDAAEDPDGDRAPGTAADRNSGGRS; encoded by the coding sequence GTGATCCGCACCTGGTACACCGCTGCCGTCGCGCCTCGCCTGGCCACCGCGCGCCTCCTGCCGACCGCCGGAGCGGGCCTCGTGGCAGGGCTCAGCGTCCTCAACCTCGCGCTGGGCCTGCTGCCGGTCGCCTTCGTCATCGCGACGAGCCTTGTGGTCGGGCAGGTCCCGGCGGCCGTCGAGGGCGGCATCGGCTCGCCCGCGTGGGACGGCCTCGTGCGGGACTTCGTGCTCGCGGCCGCGGCCTTCTGCGCGCAGCAGGTCCTCGCGCCCGTCCAGACCGCGCTGGGCGTGCGCGTCAAGCGCCGGGTCGACGGGGCGGTGCGCGACCGCATGCTCGCGAGCAGCCTGCGCTCGACGGGCATCGGGCCCATGGAGGACCAGGCCACCCTCGACGCGCTCAGCGAGGCCACGCGGCAGGTGGACTCGGACTTCCACACGCCGGGCGACGCCTGCGCCGGGCTGCTCGCGCTCCTCGCGCGCTATGTGCGGCTCGCGGGCTTCGCCGTGCTGCTCGGCCTCGTCTCGTCCTGGTGGTCTGCGGCGGCGCTGGTCGTGGCGACCATGGTGTTCCGGTACGGGCAGCGTGGCGGGCTGCGCAAGTACTCGACGGCCTGGCGCGGGGTGGTCGGTGTGCGGCGACGGGCCGAGTACCTGCGCGACGTGGCCATGGGCCCGGCAGCAGCCAAGGAGATGCGCGTCTTCGGCCTCAGCGGTTGGTTCGGCGACCGCTACGAGGAGGCGACGGCGCAGATGCTGGCGCCCGTGAGCGCTCGGCGGCGCGCCATCTACCTGCGGCCCTACCTCCTCTACACGGCTATCGGGCTGCTGATCGGCGCAGGCGTGCTGATCGCGCTCGCCCAGGGCGCAGCCTCCGGCGACGTGACCCTCACCGGGCTCACTTTGGGGCTGCAGGCCGTGGTGGCGGCGCTGCTGCTGGGCGAGTACTACCCGGAGTCCGACGTCGCCACGCAGTACGGCATGCAGTCGGTGGCCGCGCTCGAGGAGTTCGAGGCCAGGATCGACGCGGCACAAGACCTGGTGCGCACCGAGGGGGCCGGCGAGGTGGCGCCCGACAGCCCGCGCGCCGCGTTGCGGTTCGAGGGGGTCGGCTTCAACTACCCGGGCAGCGCCCGGGCGGTGCTCGACGGGCTGGACCTCGAGCTGCCCGCGGGCCGCAGCACCGCGATCGTGGGTGTCAACGGGGCCGGCAAGACGACCCTCGTCAAACTCCTCACCCGCCTGCACGAGCCCACGGCCGGCGTCATCACCTGCGACGGCGCCGACATCGCGAGCCTCGACGTGTCGGCATGGCGACGCCAGGTCAGCGTGGTCTTCCAGGACTTCGTCCGGTACGAGCTGACCGCCGCGGAGAACATCGCCGTCGGCGCGGCGCATGTGCCGCGCACGGAGGACGCCGTGCGCCAGGCTGCCCGGGAGGCGGCGATCCTGGACGCCCTCGAGGCGCTGCCGCGCGGGCTCGACTCGCCGCTGTCCCGGGCTTACGAGGGCGGCGCGGACCTGTCGGGCGGCCAGTGGCAGCGCATCGCGATCGCCCGATCCCTCTACGCGCTGCAGGCCGGGGCGCGGGTCCTCGTGCTCGATGAGCCCACATCAGCCCTCGACGTCCGTGCCGAGGCGGCGTTCTTCGACCGCTTCGTCGAGCTCACCCGTGGGGTCACCTCCGTGCTGATCTCCCACCGCTTCTCGAGCGTGCGCCGCGCCGATCACATCGTCGTCGTCGACCAGGGCCGGGTCGCGGAGCAGGGCTCGCACGAGGAGCTGCTCGCGGCGGACGGGCACTACGCCCGGCTGTTCCGGCTCCAGGCCGAGCGGTTCGACGACGAGCCCGACGCCGCGGAGGACCCCGACGGCGACCGCGCGCCGGGTACGGCAGCCGACCGCAACTCAGGGGGACGATCATGA
- a CDS encoding M20/M25/M40 family metallo-hydrolase, translated as MRRTVAGLVIAGAMTVGAGVASPVAAHPQGDSPAGFASKVTAKGVMRHVQQFQKIADQNGGNRAATTPGYEASAQYVEKTLKKAGYTTERDYFTFEREILDAQTLTLAPPSGDPVSIEVDQMAYSASTPEGGITADVASPTDTLGCTPEAWDGVDATGKIALISRGECSFTIKAATAEAAGAAAAVIYNNTDGLLNGTLGEGNTVGIAAAGISLADGQVLVAAAASGPVSLTLDVRSHVEASESFNVIAETAKGRDDNVVMLGAHLDGVEDGPGINDNASGSAALLEVAVKLADAKKLNNTVRFAWWGAEELGLIGSSRYVADLAAQEGELDRIATYLNFDMIGSPNYIIGVYDADQSTYEAPVEVPEGSAATEKVFTDYFDSIGQPWVDTEFSGRSDYQAFILNGIPASGLFTGADDVKTEEEVALFGGTAGITHDPNYHSPADDLSNINVEALGIMSKAVAFATYSLAQDTSAINGVSGPGDQPGKPKPGKGHGKGHGHGKGHGHGHGHGHGAPGHWDKAA; from the coding sequence ATGCGTCGAACCGTCGCCGGGCTCGTCATCGCGGGGGCGATGACCGTAGGAGCCGGGGTCGCGTCACCCGTCGCCGCCCACCCCCAGGGCGACTCGCCCGCGGGCTTCGCCTCGAAGGTCACCGCCAAGGGCGTCATGCGCCACGTCCAGCAGTTCCAGAAGATCGCCGACCAGAACGGCGGCAATCGTGCGGCGACAACTCCCGGCTACGAGGCCAGCGCGCAGTACGTGGAGAAGACCCTCAAGAAGGCGGGCTACACCACCGAGCGCGACTACTTCACGTTCGAGCGGGAGATCCTCGACGCCCAGACCCTCACCCTGGCCCCGCCAAGCGGCGACCCGGTCAGCATCGAAGTCGACCAGATGGCCTACTCCGCGAGCACCCCGGAGGGCGGCATCACCGCCGATGTCGCGAGCCCGACCGACACGCTCGGCTGCACGCCCGAGGCCTGGGACGGCGTCGACGCCACCGGCAAGATCGCGCTGATCAGCCGCGGCGAGTGCTCGTTCACCATCAAGGCCGCCACCGCCGAGGCCGCGGGCGCCGCGGCCGCCGTCATCTACAACAACACCGACGGGCTGCTGAACGGCACGCTCGGCGAGGGGAACACCGTCGGCATCGCGGCCGCGGGCATCTCCCTGGCCGACGGCCAGGTCCTGGTCGCCGCGGCGGCGTCCGGGCCGGTGAGCCTGACGCTGGACGTCCGGTCCCACGTCGAGGCCTCCGAGAGCTTCAACGTCATCGCGGAGACGGCGAAGGGCCGCGACGACAACGTCGTGATGCTGGGCGCCCACCTCGACGGCGTCGAGGACGGCCCGGGGATCAACGACAACGCCTCCGGCTCCGCGGCCTTGCTCGAGGTGGCCGTCAAGCTCGCCGACGCCAAGAAGCTCAACAACACGGTGCGCTTCGCCTGGTGGGGCGCCGAGGAGCTCGGGCTGATCGGCTCCAGCCGCTACGTCGCGGACCTGGCCGCCCAGGAGGGCGAGCTCGACCGCATCGCCACCTACCTGAACTTCGACATGATCGGCTCGCCGAACTACATCATCGGCGTGTACGACGCGGACCAGTCCACGTACGAGGCGCCGGTGGAGGTCCCCGAGGGCTCCGCCGCGACCGAGAAGGTCTTCACCGACTACTTCGACAGCATCGGCCAGCCGTGGGTGGACACCGAGTTCTCCGGGCGGTCCGACTACCAGGCGTTCATCCTCAACGGTATCCCCGCCTCCGGGCTCTTCACCGGCGCGGACGACGTGAAGACCGAGGAGGAGGTCGCCCTGTTCGGCGGGACCGCCGGGATCACCCACGACCCGAACTACCACTCGCCGGCCGACGACCTGTCGAACATCAACGTCGAGGCCCTGGGCATCATGAGCAAGGCGGTCGCCTTCGCCACGTACTCGCTCGCGCAGGACACCTCGGCGATCAACGGCGTCTCAGGCCCTGGTGACCAGCCGGGCAAGCCGAAGCCCGGAAAGGGCCACGGCAAGGGTCACGGGCACGGCAAGGGCCACGGCCACGGCCACGGGCACGGGCACGGGGCTCCCGGGCACTGGGACAAGGCCGCCTGA
- a CDS encoding LiaF transmembrane domain-containing protein, translated as MERRPAAQALIGILIVAVGVIALLNQLDVIDVALGELIATWWPVVVIAIGAAGLVTTPRAWPAPLAVAGAGCVLLAGRLGVVDGGVWPLIWPTVVIVVGLSFLARAASAGDDERTVTASAIWWGAQRRPLTQDFRGAQLSALMGGVDLDLRQAQIVGSADIRAFVMWGGVDVKVPPSWRVEITGLPLLGGWDNRTKTPTDPLAPVLRVRVIALMGGVDVKSKAPASA; from the coding sequence ATGGAACGTCGCCCCGCCGCACAGGCGTTGATCGGGATCCTCATCGTCGCGGTCGGGGTGATCGCGCTCCTCAACCAGCTGGACGTCATCGACGTGGCGCTGGGCGAGCTGATCGCCACCTGGTGGCCTGTGGTGGTCATCGCCATCGGCGCCGCGGGTCTCGTGACCACCCCACGCGCCTGGCCCGCCCCGCTCGCGGTGGCCGGGGCGGGCTGCGTGCTGCTCGCCGGGCGCCTCGGGGTCGTCGACGGCGGGGTGTGGCCGTTGATCTGGCCGACGGTGGTCATCGTGGTCGGGCTGTCCTTCCTGGCCCGGGCCGCGTCCGCCGGGGACGACGAGCGGACCGTGACTGCGTCCGCGATCTGGTGGGGCGCCCAGCGCCGGCCCCTGACGCAGGACTTCCGCGGCGCGCAGCTCAGCGCCCTCATGGGCGGCGTCGACCTCGACCTGCGCCAGGCGCAGATCGTCGGGAGCGCGGACATCCGCGCCTTCGTCATGTGGGGCGGCGTGGACGTGAAGGTGCCGCCGTCGTGGCGGGTCGAGATCACCGGGCTCCCGCTGCTCGGCGGGTGGGACAACCGCACGAAGACGCCCACGGACCCTCTGGCCCCGGTGCTGCGGGTGCGGGTGATCGCGCTCATGGGCGGCGTGGACGTCAAGAGCAAGGCGCCCGCGAGCGCCTAG
- a CDS encoding GlsB/YeaQ/YmgE family stress response membrane protein yields MGFFGFLLLGLLAGVIAKAILPGRQSAGWLLTLVLGVLGAVLGGWLGSILFDRGLEEFFSIQTWLLAILGSVIVFLIYGALRRR; encoded by the coding sequence ATGGGCTTTTTCGGATTCCTCCTCCTCGGCCTGCTCGCCGGCGTCATCGCCAAGGCGATCCTGCCCGGCCGCCAGAGCGCCGGATGGCTGCTCACCCTGGTGCTGGGCGTGCTCGGCGCGGTCCTCGGCGGCTGGCTCGGCAGCATCCTGTTCGATCGCGGCCTGGAGGAGTTCTTCTCCATCCAGACTTGGCTGCTCGCGATCCTCGGCTCGGTCATCGTGTTCCTGATCTACGGGGCACTGCGCCGACGCTGA
- a CDS encoding VOC family protein yields MAHGDITHVDIPVEDLGRATAFYSGLFGWDIQEAPGFEGYPMWQAPNKISGGGLAPRSEGFTAPRSTVEVDSIDDVLRQVVELGGQVLAPKAEIDATSWWAVIVDPDGNEIGLYEGATAEPDAAP; encoded by the coding sequence ATGGCGCACGGCGACATCACGCACGTCGACATCCCGGTCGAGGACCTGGGCAGGGCGACGGCGTTCTACTCGGGCCTGTTCGGCTGGGACATCCAGGAGGCGCCCGGCTTCGAGGGGTACCCGATGTGGCAGGCGCCCAACAAGATCAGCGGCGGCGGCCTCGCGCCGCGCAGCGAGGGCTTCACGGCGCCCCGCAGCACCGTCGAGGTGGACTCGATCGACGACGTGCTGCGGCAGGTCGTCGAGCTCGGCGGCCAGGTGCTGGCGCCGAAGGCCGAGATCGACGCGACGAGCTGGTGGGCGGTCATCGTGGACCCGGACGGCAACGAGATCGGCCTGTACGAGGGCGCGACGGCGGAGCCCGACGCCGCGCCCTAG
- a CDS encoding wax ester/triacylglycerol synthase domain-containing protein, with the protein MTSTRPTIERLSGGDLLELRTDVGPAPKNMGALLVLDDVDVPAMAATLSRRLAAIPRLRDRLVTPPWWLGRPYWLADPTFDVAAHVSHVRCPAPADHDALLDVAATALTRPLPRDRPMWRAVLVSGLPGGAVGVVLVMHHVLADGVGGLALLAALGERDVAAPQPTVPARVPTRRALLTDNVARVVRATAALPGAWARVRRGRAELGARRRVPAAPRCSLNAPTGARRRLVTVDADLGAVRAAARRHGGTVNDLLLVAVTAAMDTTLRARGEDVAALTVSVPVSARRPASAADRTRAGQLGNQVGVMPVRVPLGGHLPQRLARVAQITRARRNDDRGASAGLVGPVFRLLVATGTFRWFIDHQRLVNTFLTNVRGPSDAITVAGAHVREVVPLVSTPGNTAVTFAALSSAGRLVVTVIADPDVLADPAALAAGVAEALRDLIQH; encoded by the coding sequence ATGACGAGCACTCGGCCCACGATCGAGCGGCTCAGCGGCGGCGACCTGCTCGAGCTGCGCACTGACGTCGGTCCAGCGCCGAAGAACATGGGCGCGCTCCTCGTGCTCGACGACGTGGACGTCCCCGCGATGGCGGCGACGCTCAGCAGGCGGCTCGCGGCGATCCCCCGGCTGCGTGACCGGCTGGTCACTCCCCCGTGGTGGCTCGGTCGGCCGTACTGGCTCGCGGATCCGACGTTCGACGTCGCGGCCCACGTGTCCCATGTGCGCTGTCCCGCACCGGCGGACCACGACGCGCTCCTCGACGTCGCGGCGACCGCTCTGACGCGGCCTCTCCCCCGGGACCGGCCGATGTGGCGCGCCGTGCTGGTCAGCGGGCTGCCAGGTGGAGCGGTGGGGGTCGTCCTCGTGATGCACCACGTGCTCGCCGACGGCGTCGGTGGCCTCGCGCTCCTGGCCGCCCTCGGCGAGCGCGACGTCGCCGCACCCCAGCCGACCGTGCCCGCTCGCGTTCCGACGAGACGGGCGCTGCTCACCGACAACGTCGCGCGGGTCGTCCGCGCCACTGCCGCACTGCCAGGAGCATGGGCGCGTGTGAGACGCGGGCGCGCCGAGCTGGGCGCCCGCAGGCGCGTCCCCGCTGCCCCACGCTGCTCGCTCAACGCGCCGACCGGGGCCCGCCGCCGCCTCGTGACCGTCGACGCCGACCTCGGCGCGGTGCGGGCTGCCGCGCGACGGCATGGCGGCACGGTCAACGACCTGCTGCTCGTCGCGGTGACCGCGGCAATGGACACCACGCTGCGTGCACGCGGTGAGGACGTCGCCGCGCTCACCGTGTCCGTTCCGGTGTCCGCCAGGCGACCGGCATCCGCGGCCGACCGCACCCGTGCCGGCCAGCTCGGCAACCAGGTCGGCGTCATGCCGGTGCGGGTCCCCCTGGGCGGCCATCTGCCACAACGCCTCGCACGGGTCGCCCAGATCACCCGCGCCCGCCGGAACGACGACCGTGGAGCATCAGCGGGTCTCGTCGGACCGGTGTTCCGGTTGCTGGTCGCCACCGGCACGTTCCGGTGGTTCATCGACCATCAGCGGCTGGTGAACACGTTCCTCACGAACGTGCGCGGCCCATCGGACGCCATCACCGTGGCCGGGGCTCACGTCCGAGAGGTCGTTCCCCTCGTGTCGACGCCGGGGAACACCGCGGTCACCTTCGCGGCACTGTCCAGCGCGGGGCGCCTGGTGGTGACGGTGATCGCCGACCCGGACGTCCTGGCCGACCCGGCAGCGCTCGCGGCTGGTGTGGCCGAGGCGCTGCGGGACCTCATCCAGCACTGA
- a CDS encoding SDR family NAD(P)-dependent oxidoreductase, translating to MACHVEHGGYGHMSIGALPQIVIVHGAGGAIGAAVAQKFATRGARLFLAGRHVDAVEATAERLRASTSVPVDVAEVDASDERAVNAHTDAVLAEAGRLDVLLNAVGIPLVQGVPLLEISLDDVLAPSQAWLRTQFLTARAAARHMTRQGSGTILTLSASPARASIAGVGGFAAACAAVEALTRTFAAEVGPAGVRVVCLRPQRILETIGDTPDLPMPIDEFTEFLASLTTSRSLPTLAEVASMAVFLAEGGARSMNGAVVNLTCGMSPD from the coding sequence ATGGCGTGCCACGTCGAGCACGGGGGGTACGGCCACATGTCGATCGGCGCATTGCCCCAGATCGTCATCGTCCACGGAGCAGGTGGCGCGATCGGCGCCGCTGTCGCGCAGAAGTTCGCGACCCGAGGGGCGAGGCTCTTCCTCGCCGGCCGCCACGTCGACGCGGTCGAGGCCACAGCCGAGCGCCTGCGCGCGTCGACGTCCGTGCCGGTGGACGTCGCCGAGGTCGACGCGTCCGACGAGAGGGCGGTGAACGCCCACACGGACGCCGTGCTCGCCGAGGCGGGACGCCTCGACGTGCTGCTGAACGCGGTGGGCATCCCGTTGGTCCAGGGCGTCCCCCTGCTCGAGATCAGCCTCGATGACGTCCTCGCCCCGTCGCAGGCCTGGCTCCGCACGCAATTCCTCACCGCGCGGGCCGCCGCCCGGCACATGACCCGGCAGGGCAGCGGGACCATCCTGACGCTCTCCGCCTCACCCGCACGGGCGTCGATCGCGGGCGTCGGCGGGTTCGCGGCAGCCTGCGCCGCCGTCGAGGCGCTCACCCGCACGTTCGCCGCGGAGGTCGGCCCGGCCGGCGTCCGGGTCGTGTGCCTGCGGCCGCAGCGCATCCTCGAGACCATCGGCGACACCCCCGACCTGCCCATGCCGATCGACGAGTTCACCGAGTTCCTGGCCTCCCTCACCACGAGCCGGTCGCTGCCGACGCTCGCCGAGGTGGCCTCGATGGCGGTGTTCCTGGCCGAGGGCGGGGCCCGCAGCATGAACGGCGCCGTCGTGAACCTCACCTGTGGGATGAGCCCCGACTGA
- a CDS encoding hemolysin family protein encodes MWVLTLLLGILVVLAITAVTGYFVAQEFAYMAVDRSRLSARASAGDVGAQRALGVTRRTSFMLSGAQLGITVTGLLVGYVAEPLIGASLGDALGGVGVPTGVGIAIGTVLALLFSTFVQMVVGELFPKNLAIARPEPVALWLATSTTAYLAVFGWLIRVFDQASNLLLRLLRIEPVHDVEHSATMRDLEHIVADSRDSGDLPAELSVLLDRILDFPEQDVEHAMIPRSRVDVVRADDTLSHVRALMSSGHSRYPVLDADDQVVGVVHLQDVLGLDGRDDDPAESIMRPAVMLATSMPLPDALRDLTGAGNQLACVVDEYGGFAGVLTLEDLAEELVGEITDEHDTDVPMAVPQDEDGIWIMAGDVHVDEVERAVGHDLPRGDYETISGLVIAVHGALPPVGTVVDIELPPDPAHLALAEAPAPVVMRVEVQEVERHVPAKVRVTFPEPATTTGDEEAAR; translated from the coding sequence ATGTGGGTGCTGACGTTGTTGCTCGGCATCCTGGTGGTGCTGGCGATCACAGCGGTCACGGGGTACTTCGTGGCCCAGGAGTTCGCCTACATGGCGGTGGACCGCTCGCGGCTGAGCGCGCGGGCGAGCGCCGGCGACGTGGGCGCCCAGCGTGCGCTGGGCGTGACGCGACGGACGTCCTTCATGCTGTCGGGCGCGCAGCTCGGGATCACCGTGACGGGCCTGCTGGTCGGCTACGTGGCCGAGCCGCTGATCGGGGCGTCGCTCGGTGATGCGCTGGGTGGCGTGGGCGTGCCCACCGGTGTGGGCATCGCGATCGGCACGGTGCTGGCCCTGCTGTTCTCGACGTTCGTGCAGATGGTCGTGGGGGAGCTGTTCCCCAAGAACCTCGCGATCGCCCGGCCCGAGCCCGTGGCGCTGTGGCTGGCGACGTCGACCACCGCGTACCTGGCGGTGTTCGGCTGGCTGATCAGGGTCTTCGACCAGGCCTCCAACCTGCTGCTGCGCCTGCTGCGCATCGAGCCGGTGCATGACGTGGAGCACTCGGCGACCATGCGCGACCTCGAGCACATCGTGGCGGACTCCCGCGACAGCGGGGACCTGCCCGCCGAGCTGTCGGTCCTCCTGGACCGGATCCTGGACTTCCCGGAGCAGGACGTGGAGCACGCGATGATCCCGCGCTCGCGGGTGGACGTGGTGCGGGCCGACGACACGCTCAGCCACGTGCGCGCCCTGATGAGCTCGGGGCACTCCCGCTACCCGGTGCTGGACGCTGATGACCAGGTGGTCGGCGTGGTGCACCTGCAGGACGTGCTGGGGCTCGACGGGCGCGACGACGACCCCGCCGAGTCGATCATGCGGCCCGCCGTCATGCTGGCGACCTCGATGCCGCTGCCTGACGCGCTGCGGGACCTGACAGGCGCCGGCAACCAGCTGGCCTGCGTGGTCGACGAGTACGGCGGGTTCGCGGGCGTGCTGACCCTCGAGGACCTCGCGGAGGAGCTGGTCGGGGAGATCACCGACGAGCACGACACCGACGTGCCGATGGCCGTGCCGCAGGACGAGGACGGGATCTGGATCATGGCTGGCGACGTGCACGTCGACGAGGTGGAGCGCGCCGTCGGGCATGACCTGCCGCGTGGCGACTACGAGACGATCTCCGGCCTGGTGATCGCCGTCCACGGCGCGCTGCCGCCCGTGGGCACGGTGGTGGACATCGAGCTGCCGCCCGACCCGGCGCACCTGGCGCTGGCCGAGGCGCCCGCGCCCGTGGTCATGCGGGTGGAGGTCCAGGAGGTCGAGCGGCACGTGCCCGCGAAGGTCCGGGTGACGTTCCCGGAGCCTGCGACCACCACCGGCGACGAGGAGGCGGCACGATGA